From Paenibacillus graminis, a single genomic window includes:
- a CDS encoding TrmB family transcriptional regulator, with protein MIEALRKLGLSDLEARCYLALHGQQPSSGYEVSKQVSVSRSNVYAALRGLVEKGVCRAEEGEPVRFAAIPIGQVVKLLQSEFERTARLLESELTTLPDSPPFFSNWKGDQQVDLALRRLAANAREEILVDLWAEDLHWVEESLLAAQRRGTAVHLMVIGEAQTELTRVIVHSVPPGGPHKSRNFSMLLDKETAILGSLSRHAPATALESNHPAVLNVLQTSYFHDVVMMRIENDFARELEERYGKDYALIRREHPEMHSENLNTFISRKDDLL; from the coding sequence ATGATTGAAGCCCTACGGAAACTCGGTTTGTCCGATCTGGAAGCCCGCTGCTATCTCGCGCTGCACGGCCAGCAGCCCTCTTCAGGCTATGAGGTCTCTAAGCAGGTATCCGTTTCGCGGTCCAACGTGTATGCCGCACTGCGCGGCCTGGTGGAGAAAGGGGTCTGCCGTGCCGAAGAAGGGGAACCGGTTAGATTCGCGGCGATCCCGATCGGACAAGTTGTGAAACTGCTTCAATCCGAGTTCGAACGCACTGCCCGCTTACTGGAGAGTGAGCTGACCACACTGCCGGATTCCCCGCCCTTCTTCAGTAACTGGAAGGGAGATCAGCAAGTGGATCTGGCGCTCCGCCGCCTCGCTGCCAATGCCAGGGAGGAGATTCTGGTCGATCTTTGGGCAGAGGACCTGCACTGGGTGGAGGAATCGCTGCTCGCAGCCCAGCGCCGGGGAACCGCCGTTCATCTGATGGTCATCGGTGAAGCGCAGACGGAGCTTACACGCGTTATTGTACATAGTGTGCCGCCCGGTGGTCCGCATAAATCACGGAACTTCTCCATGCTGCTGGACAAGGAGACAGCGATCCTCGGCAGCCTCAGCCGGCATGCACCGGCAACGGCGCTGGAGAGTAACCACCCGGCGGTGCTGAACGTGCTGCAGACCTCGTACTTCCACGATGTGGTGATGATGCGGATCGAAAATGATTTTGCCAGGGAGCTGGAGGAACGATACGGGAAGGATTACGCCCTGATCCGGCGAGAGCATCCCGAGATGCACTCGGAGAACTTGAATACCTTTATATCAAGAAAGGATGACTTGCTTTGA
- the mmsA gene encoding multiple monosaccharide ABC transporter ATP-binding protein has protein sequence MSEIILEMKGITKTFPGVKALANVNLQVKAGEIHALCGENGAGKSTLMKVLSGVYPHGTYEGDILFQGQVCQFKDIKDSESLGIVIIHQELALIPYLSISENIFLGNEQARHGVINWNETTVKTKALLQTVGLSEPPFTQVSTIGVGKQQLVEIAKALSKEVKLLILDEPTAALNEDDSENLLTLILELKKRGIASIIISHKLNEIGKVADSVTILRDGQTIRTLDMKQDEVTEDVIIKGMVGRDLTNRYPERTPDLGETIFEIRDWEVYHPTQVDRKMLDKINLHIRRGEVVGIAGLMGAGRTELAMSVFGKSYGKRISGQLYMHGKEVHLNDINKAIDSGLAYVTEDRKHYGLILIDDIKRNISLSSLKKLSRRGVINENEEVLVAEEYRKKLNIKTPSILQKTVNLSGGNQQKVVLSKWIYAQPDILILDEPTRGIDVGAKYEIYSIINGLAAEGKGVLVISSELPEIIGMCDRIYTMCEGRISGEVERQDASQELLMKYMTRSRG, from the coding sequence ATGAGTGAGATTATTTTGGAAATGAAGGGCATTACCAAAACTTTTCCCGGAGTCAAGGCCTTAGCCAATGTGAATCTGCAGGTGAAGGCTGGCGAAATTCACGCGCTCTGCGGTGAAAACGGGGCCGGGAAGTCCACCCTGATGAAGGTGCTGAGCGGTGTCTATCCGCATGGAACGTATGAGGGGGATATTTTATTCCAAGGACAGGTCTGCCAGTTCAAGGACATTAAAGATAGTGAAAGCCTGGGGATTGTCATTATCCATCAGGAGCTGGCATTGATCCCCTATCTGTCGATTTCGGAGAATATTTTTCTCGGCAATGAACAAGCACGGCATGGGGTGATCAACTGGAACGAGACGACAGTGAAAACCAAGGCGCTTCTGCAAACCGTCGGCCTGAGTGAACCGCCGTTCACGCAGGTATCGACGATAGGAGTCGGCAAGCAGCAGCTTGTGGAGATCGCCAAGGCGTTGTCCAAAGAAGTGAAGCTGCTCATCCTAGATGAACCGACAGCTGCGCTGAATGAGGATGACAGTGAGAATCTGCTCACGCTGATTTTAGAGCTGAAGAAGCGCGGGATTGCCTCCATTATCATTTCCCACAAACTGAATGAAATCGGGAAGGTGGCGGACTCTGTGACCATTTTGCGGGATGGCCAGACGATTCGCACCCTGGATATGAAGCAGGATGAAGTTACCGAGGATGTCATTATCAAAGGCATGGTGGGCCGCGATTTGACCAACCGTTATCCGGAGCGGACGCCGGACCTGGGAGAGACCATTTTTGAAATCCGTGATTGGGAGGTATACCACCCCACACAAGTTGACCGCAAAATGCTCGACAAGATCAATCTGCATATCCGGCGCGGGGAAGTGGTTGGCATAGCAGGGCTGATGGGAGCAGGACGGACGGAGCTGGCGATGAGTGTGTTCGGCAAATCATACGGCAAACGGATCAGCGGCCAGTTATACATGCATGGCAAAGAGGTTCATCTGAACGACATCAACAAAGCGATCGACAGCGGGTTGGCCTATGTGACCGAGGACCGCAAGCATTACGGATTGATCTTAATCGATGATATCAAACGGAATATTTCACTCAGCAGCCTGAAGAAGCTGTCCCGCCGGGGAGTGATCAATGAGAACGAGGAAGTGCTGGTTGCCGAGGAATACCGCAAAAAGCTGAATATCAAGACGCCGAGCATTTTACAGAAAACCGTAAATCTGAGCGGCGGCAACCAGCAAAAGGTTGTCCTCAGCAAATGGATCTACGCCCAGCCGGATATCCTCATTCTCGATGAGCCTACGCGGGGAATCGATGTGGGGGCTAAATACGAAATTTATTCGATTATTAATGGGCTGGCGGCGGAAGGCAAAGGGGTGCTGGTCATCTCGTCCGAGCTGCCGGAGATTATCGGGATGTGCGACCGGATTTATACGATGTGTGAAGGCCGCATCAGCGGTGAGGTGGAGCGGCAGGACGCATCGCAGGAGCTGCTCATGAAATATATGACACGAAGCAGGGGGTAA
- the mmsB gene encoding multiple monosaccharide ABC transporter permease, which produces MGAISEIFKKNIRQYGMIIALIFISIFFQILTDGILLKPLNVTNLILQNSYILVLAIGMVLVIITGHIDLSVGSVAAFIGALSAIMMVDMQMNPVLAVILSLLMGALVGAWQGFWVAYIKIPAFIVTLAGMLLFRGLTMIVLNGQSIAPFPKSFQKISSGFIPDLSGGSSLNVLTLIVGIVLSLLVVYQEFRNRKISVKYGFEPSSVWLSVAKAAALVIVINLFTMVLAQYNGIPNILVILLVLIVIYSFVMNHMTMGRHIYALGGNEKAASLSGVKTKRVTFWVFVNMGVLAALSGLVFAARLNSATPKAGTNFELDAIAACFIGGASASGGIGTVVGAIIGGLVMGVMNNGMSLVGLGVDWQQGIKGLVLLLAVGFDIYNKSKTA; this is translated from the coding sequence ATGGGAGCGATAAGCGAAATTTTCAAAAAGAATATCCGCCAATATGGCATGATCATTGCTCTGATCTTTATCTCGATTTTCTTTCAAATTCTTACGGACGGCATTCTGCTCAAGCCGCTTAATGTAACCAATCTGATCCTGCAGAACAGCTATATTCTGGTGCTGGCGATCGGGATGGTGCTGGTGATCATCACGGGGCATATCGATCTCTCAGTCGGTTCAGTAGCTGCTTTTATCGGGGCGCTGTCAGCGATTATGATGGTGGATATGCAGATGAATCCGGTGCTGGCAGTCATTCTTTCACTGCTGATGGGTGCGCTGGTTGGAGCCTGGCAGGGCTTCTGGGTGGCCTATATCAAAATTCCCGCCTTCATTGTGACCTTGGCCGGCATGCTGCTGTTCCGCGGGCTGACGATGATCGTGCTGAACGGGCAATCCATCGCGCCTTTCCCCAAATCCTTTCAAAAGATAAGCTCCGGCTTTATCCCGGATCTCTCCGGCGGCAGCTCGCTGAATGTGCTGACATTGATTGTGGGGATTGTGCTGTCCCTACTGGTCGTATACCAGGAATTCCGCAACCGTAAAATTTCCGTGAAATACGGTTTCGAGCCATCCTCCGTCTGGCTGTCCGTTGCCAAGGCTGCGGCGCTGGTGATCGTCATCAACTTGTTCACAATGGTACTTGCCCAATATAACGGGATTCCGAACATCCTGGTCATTCTGCTGGTACTGATCGTCATTTATTCCTTTGTCATGAATCATATGACGATGGGGCGGCATATCTACGCTCTGGGCGGCAATGAAAAAGCAGCCAGCCTCTCCGGCGTCAAAACCAAACGCGTCACCTTCTGGGTGTTCGTCAACATGGGCGTGCTTGCTGCTTTGTCAGGTCTGGTGTTCGCGGCACGTCTGAACTCGGCGACTCCCAAAGCGGGCACCAACTTCGAGCTGGATGCCATTGCCGCCTGCTTCATCGGAGGCGCTTCCGCGTCTGGAGGGATAGGCACGGTAGTTGGCGCCATCATCGGCGGTCTGGTCATGGGCGTCATGAACAACGGCATGTCCCTTGTCGGCCTCGGAGTCGATTGGCAGCAGGGCATCAAGGGTCTCGTGCTGCTGCTGGCAGTAGGCTTTGATATTTACAATAAGTCGAAGACGGCGTAA
- a CDS encoding MFS transporter has translation MNPNGSSVLHNRSFLRLWIARIFSTSAFQMLSVAIGWQMYALTDSAFQLGLVGLAQFLPMLLLTLPAGQTADRYDRRTIVYLCQLMESVVVLLLVFGSMQGWLGSLHLLVAAAILGACRTFEGPASAALVPDIVDREQLPKAAAWSASAMQTAMIVGPSLGGVLVVWGTAAAYIASLAALLVSTVLIFFIKTVHFVKKLDAVNMDTFLSGLKFVFARKIILGTISLDLFAVLLGGATALLPIFAEDILKTGSLGLGLLRSAPAVGAIVVSLILTRYSVERAIGRTLFASLVVFALATILFGVSRSFWLSLFALFLIGASDVVSVVIRSTLVQVNTPQEMQGRVNAVNSLFIGTSNQLGEFESGTMAGLVGAVPATVIGGLGTLVISVIWMYWLFPVLRTQKTYTAEKG, from the coding sequence TTGAATCCAAACGGCTCGTCCGTACTGCATAACCGCTCGTTCTTACGCCTGTGGATCGCGCGGATATTCTCGACCAGCGCTTTTCAAATGCTGTCTGTCGCCATCGGCTGGCAGATGTACGCGCTGACTGACAGTGCCTTCCAGCTCGGCCTTGTCGGCTTGGCACAATTCCTGCCCATGCTGCTGCTGACGCTGCCGGCCGGCCAGACCGCGGACCGCTATGACCGCCGCACTATCGTCTATCTCTGTCAGCTTATGGAGAGCGTTGTGGTCCTGCTGCTTGTCTTCGGCAGTATGCAAGGCTGGCTGGGCTCGCTTCATCTGCTGGTCGCAGCCGCCATTCTGGGTGCATGCCGCACCTTCGAAGGCCCTGCCTCGGCAGCACTTGTGCCGGACATCGTGGACCGCGAACAGCTGCCGAAGGCGGCAGCCTGGTCTGCCTCAGCGATGCAGACTGCGATGATTGTTGGTCCGTCACTCGGTGGTGTGCTCGTGGTCTGGGGTACCGCCGCTGCTTACATTGCATCGCTGGCCGCGCTTCTGGTATCGACTGTTCTAATCTTTTTCATCAAGACTGTCCATTTCGTGAAGAAGCTGGATGCCGTCAACATGGACACATTCCTCAGCGGCCTGAAGTTTGTATTTGCCCGCAAAATCATTCTCGGCACCATTTCGCTCGACCTGTTCGCGGTGCTGCTTGGCGGCGCAACTGCCCTACTGCCGATCTTCGCCGAGGATATTCTGAAGACCGGATCACTCGGACTTGGTCTGCTGCGCTCTGCGCCAGCGGTCGGGGCGATCGTCGTCTCGCTGATCTTAACCCGGTATTCGGTGGAGCGGGCAATCGGTAGAACGCTATTCGCCTCTCTCGTAGTGTTCGCCTTGGCGACAATCCTGTTCGGTGTGTCCCGCAGCTTCTGGCTCTCGCTCTTCGCGTTGTTCCTCATTGGCGCTTCCGACGTCGTAAGTGTCGTAATCCGTTCGACGCTCGTTCAGGTCAACACGCCGCAGGAGATGCAAGGCCGTGTTAACGCCGTTAACTCACTGTTCATCGGCACTTCGAACCAGCTGGGCGAATTTGAATCCGGTACGATGGCCGGTCTGGTCGGTGCCGTGCCTGCAACAGTTATTGGCGGACTCGGTACCCTCGTCATCTCTGTGATCTGGATGTATTGGCTCTTCCCCGTCCTCCGGACCCAGAAGACGTATACAGCGGAGAAGGGGTAA
- a CDS encoding TraX family protein, with protein sequence MQIIAMLTMLIDHIGYIFFPGELAWRIVGRIAFPIYCYALVQGHIHTSSRPRYLRRLLWIALLTQIPYNLALDPGGWNVVFTLLLSALVLFVLDKLPNPWYGIPVVIPAIVLMDQLPLDYNAYGLLLVLIFRYVRSYWLILAHFLLNSIYLFYYSWVVQMLSIVPTLLIAGAPGFWRLLEQKRLPRWIWWSFYPLHLAVLALVKILLFQEWVTIDWRSLFTI encoded by the coding sequence ATGCAGATTATTGCAATGCTGACCATGCTGATCGATCATATCGGCTATATATTTTTTCCGGGCGAGCTGGCTTGGAGGATCGTGGGAAGAATTGCTTTTCCAATATACTGCTACGCGCTCGTGCAAGGGCATATACATACATCATCGAGGCCGCGTTATTTGCGGAGGCTGCTCTGGATTGCACTGTTAACTCAAATCCCCTATAATCTGGCGCTTGATCCGGGAGGCTGGAATGTCGTCTTTACCTTGCTTCTGTCGGCGCTGGTTCTGTTTGTTCTGGATAAGTTGCCCAATCCGTGGTACGGTATTCCTGTAGTGATTCCTGCTATTGTCCTGATGGACCAGTTGCCGCTGGATTACAATGCCTACGGTCTGCTGCTGGTGCTGATCTTCCGTTACGTCCGTTCCTACTGGCTTATTCTGGCCCATTTTCTGCTGAATAGCATCTATCTGTTCTATTATAGCTGGGTGGTACAAATGCTGAGTATCGTTCCTACCCTTCTGATTGCTGGAGCCCCGGGATTCTGGCGTCTGCTGGAGCAAAAACGGCTGCCGCGCTGGATCTGGTGGTCCTTCTATCCACTGCATTTGGCCGTGCTGGCTTTGGTGAAGATTCTGCTTTTTCAGGAATGGGTAACAATAGATTGGCGGAGTCTGTTTACAATATAA
- a CDS encoding pyridoxamine 5'-phosphate oxidase family protein — protein sequence MSTLDKSHQEAVETVRELIKGIDTAMFTTISEEGLVSRPMKTQEVEFDGDLWFMTKKDTSKFGEIIHDPRVNVVYADKSYVSIRGTAKIVEDLEKKKEFWSAGYNTFLKTTYDDPDVILIQVHAEAAEYWKSGNLAEMATYMFKRITNQDTEKSDLNKTIELE from the coding sequence ATGTCAACTTTGGACAAAAGTCATCAGGAAGCTGTCGAGACAGTTCGGGAACTCATCAAAGGTATTGATACTGCGATGTTCACAACGATCTCGGAAGAAGGTCTGGTATCCCGTCCCATGAAGACTCAAGAGGTTGAGTTTGACGGAGACCTGTGGTTCATGACGAAGAAGGACACCAGCAAGTTTGGGGAAATTATCCATGATCCGAGGGTTAATGTGGTGTACGCTGACAAATCCTATGTCTCCATCCGCGGAACAGCGAAGATCGTGGAGGATCTGGAGAAGAAGAAAGAATTTTGGAGTGCAGGGTATAACACGTTCCTGAAGACCACCTATGATGACCCGGATGTGATCCTGATTCAGGTTCATGCCGAAGCCGCAGAATATTGGAAGAGCGGGAACCTGGCTGAGATGGCGACTTACATGTTCAAACGAATCACCAATCAGGATACGGAGAAGTCGGATCTTAACAAGACGATTGAATTAGAGTAA
- a CDS encoding copper amine oxidase N-terminal domain-containing protein: MKKMKARTKWLLPILALLLILAGCQSVAGLDVNKALLGDLDVKSSESSTTLSVNAVPAAGISAEDQKMVDLINSFSLNISHVKLQDNGNISASGVVGYKQLSIPFTFFMDTTAVVFTAKGAKQPFYYPLEGYEESLGLKGLDQNKATELSKLLTQFVVKNLPNPGAISVSSVNESVYGEQLSLTKLHTEITGEEMPALVKSFLKSISKDTEGFTAFIGSLYDYLYPLLEANGIGANELSDLGLGDIPLGDKEGVVTVAHDAAKLAVDALLLVYDKQLDNLYSSTPELKTVLSKDTKLNVDLFVDNGFHIRKQNIDLNVALPASEDLPLQSISLKLGTQTWNVNGPVTADRISTDGALNMSSTELTPGQTLRSFEQGSDIYSLLKNDMGITSKSLVIAPDDDYYYPIVEGGTTYVPLRYLAEDLDAAVEWDGANRAIKVTDDVYGDQLVFKIGSDKVQINGAAVKLPQPVFVDEYGDAYVPLRLLAEALHAKVKTDEDGYIYIDRP, encoded by the coding sequence ATGAAGAAAATGAAAGCAAGGACCAAGTGGTTGCTCCCGATTCTCGCATTGCTGCTGATTCTGGCAGGCTGCCAGTCGGTTGCAGGACTCGATGTCAACAAGGCGCTTTTGGGGGATCTGGATGTAAAATCTTCTGAATCCAGCACCACCTTGTCTGTGAATGCTGTACCTGCTGCAGGAATTAGCGCAGAAGATCAGAAAATGGTGGATCTGATTAATTCCTTCTCCCTGAACATCAGCCATGTGAAGCTTCAGGATAATGGCAACATTTCGGCATCAGGAGTTGTGGGCTATAAGCAATTATCCATTCCTTTTACATTCTTTATGGATACTACTGCCGTCGTTTTTACAGCAAAAGGTGCGAAACAACCTTTCTATTACCCGCTTGAGGGGTACGAGGAATCCCTTGGCCTTAAAGGGCTTGACCAGAACAAAGCCACGGAGCTCTCCAAGCTGCTTACTCAGTTTGTGGTCAAAAATCTGCCGAATCCCGGCGCGATCAGCGTATCTTCTGTAAATGAATCTGTATATGGCGAGCAGCTGAGTTTGACTAAGCTGCATACGGAGATTACAGGAGAAGAAATGCCGGCACTGGTGAAAAGCTTCCTGAAATCTATTTCCAAGGATACCGAAGGGTTCACGGCATTCATCGGCAGCCTTTATGATTATCTGTATCCGCTTCTGGAAGCCAATGGTATCGGCGCAAATGAGCTCAGCGATCTGGGACTGGGTGATATTCCCCTGGGAGATAAAGAAGGAGTAGTGACGGTAGCGCATGATGCGGCCAAATTGGCTGTAGATGCACTTCTGCTTGTCTACGACAAACAGCTGGATAATCTTTACTCTTCCACGCCTGAACTGAAAACTGTACTCAGCAAAGATACCAAGCTGAATGTGGATCTGTTCGTGGATAACGGGTTCCATATCCGCAAGCAGAATATCGATCTGAATGTCGCATTGCCGGCCAGCGAGGACCTGCCGCTTCAGAGTATTTCTCTCAAGCTGGGAACCCAGACCTGGAATGTGAACGGTCCGGTGACCGCTGATCGAATTTCTACTGACGGCGCGCTGAATATGTCTTCAACCGAGCTTACTCCGGGACAGACACTGAGAAGCTTCGAGCAAGGTTCTGATATTTACAGCCTGCTCAAGAATGATATGGGTATTACCTCCAAATCGTTGGTGATTGCCCCGGATGATGATTACTATTATCCGATTGTCGAAGGAGGCACAACCTATGTGCCGCTGCGGTATCTGGCTGAAGATCTGGATGCAGCAGTGGAATGGGATGGTGCTAACCGTGCTATCAAGGTTACCGATGATGTCTACGGCGACCAGCTGGTGTTCAAAATCGGATCTGACAAGGTTCAGATCAACGGTGCTGCAGTGAAGCTTCCGCAGCCGGTATTCGTAGATGAATACGGGGATGCTTATGTACCGCTTCGTCTGCTGGCAGAGGCGCTTCATGCCAAGGTTAAAACAGATGAGGATGGCTACATCTATATTGACCGTCCTTAA